CATGTCGCCGATGTTGACCACGATCGCGCCTTCGGGCGGCGCGACGTCGAGCCATTGGCCTTCGCGCGTCAGCAATTGCAGGCCAGCTTCCTCGGCGCCGAGCAGCAGCGTGATGACGTTGATGTCTTCGTGCGCTTCGGCCCGAATGCCTTCGGGGTTTGGCGGCGTCGGCGGGTAGTGCAACAGGCGCAGAATTGAATTGCCGTCCTTCACCGGGCCTTCGAAGAAATTCTCCGGCAGCTTGAGGAAGGTTGCGATGGAGCCGAGCAATTCGAGGCCGAGTTTGTCGAGCGCTGCGTAGAGCGTGTAGACGTCACGCTCGAAGCTTTCGATTTCCGCGGGCCAGAGATTGTCCGGCATCTCGGCGCGATAGCGATGGCCAGCGGGCAGTTCGCGACCGACGTGCCAGAATTCTTTGAGATCGACTTTGTCGGCGCCCTTGGCGGCTTCAGTGCCGAACGGCACGTAACCGCGTTGGCCGCCGCCGCCTTTGACCTGGTAGCGGCGCTTCACATCCTCGGGCAGCGCGAAGAAGGCTTTGGTGGCCGCGAGCGCGCGCTCGATCATGGCGGGATCGAGCCCATGATCACGCACCACGGCGAAGCCGAATTGCGCGTAGCTCTCGCCCATGGCCTTGGCGAACGCCTCCGGGTTGGCGCGGCGGTCGTGCATATTGAGGGTGGGGAGCGCGTCGAGGGCCATGCGCATGTGTTTGCCTCCGAAAGCCGGCGCTCTCAAGCGCGGCTTGGCGGCGCTAGCAGAGGTCGTGGGCCCTGGTTTTGCGCCGGCGCAATGGCGCCGGGCGGCCGCAATCGGTTAATCGCGCGTTTACGATTCGGGGCCGAGCGTCCGGGCTTCTCAAGGAGAGGCCCTATGTTTCTGTTCGGCGCACATTCCTGGCGTGGCAAAAGCGGCCAACGCTATCGCTTCAAGTGCGTGCTGACCAAGACGGGCCTGCCGCCGGAGGGCGTTGGCGGGATTTATGTTTTTGTCCGCCGCCGCTGGGTGTTTTTCTTGGAGGCGTTGTACGTGGGCAAAGCGGCTGACCTGCGCTCGCGCCTGCTTGGCCACGAAAAATGGGGCCGGGCCTATTGGTATTACGGCGCCACCGAACGCTACGTGCTCGGCCCGATCCGTGATGAAGTGGATCGCCGCCGAGTCGAAGAGGACCTGATCAAGTCCTTGAAACCGCGCATGAATGACGTGGAGATTCCGCAAGCCGAGGTCGCCAAGCCGAAGCGGCGGGCGGCCGCAGTGCGTGCCGACGCCATGGGCGCCTTGTTGAAGCGCCGCGCCGCCTGAGCGCGGGCGCTTGACCCCGCCGCGTCGGCAGGCGAGAGGCGGGGCCGATGACCGAGCGTCGAGAAGATCAGATTGAGCCCGAGGCGCCGCCGCAGGGTTTGGCCGCCAAGTTCTCTGATTTTGTGAACAACATGGACGCGCGCGCTTGGCGGGCGGTGGCGATGTCAATCGGCATGGTGGTCGTGGTGGCGATCATGCTGATCGTGGGCCGGCTCTATTACGGGGCCGAGATCGAGGCGTTTATCGACGGAACGCTGGGCGAAGCGCGGCGCACGCATTGGGGTTTGCCGGTTACGATCCTCGTGTTTGTGCTGACCGCTTATGTCGGTGCGCCGCAGATTGTGTTGATCGGCGCCTGCGTCGTTGCGTTCGGGCCGGAAGAGGGGTTCTGGTGGTCTTGGATCGCGACGATCATCTCGGGCGCCACAACCTATTACACGGGGCGTTTTGCGAGCCGCGCCACGCAGAAGCGCTTCGGCGGCGCGACCGGGGGACGCTTCACGCGCTTTATGGGCAAGAACGGGTTTCTCGCCAGCCTGATCGTGCGCTTTGTGCCCACCGCGCCGTTCGTGGTGGTGAACATGGCCTTTGGCGCAGCGCGCGTGGGCTTCTGGGCGTTCATTGGCGGCCTGGCGCTGGGTGTGTTGCCGAAGACAGCGATCGTCGCGTTCGCAGGCGACGGCATCATGGATGCGCTCGAAGGCGAATGGGGTTCGGCCGCGATCGCGGGCGCGGTGGCGATTGCGCTTTGGATCGTTGTGGCGGTTGTTGTGCGCAAATGGCTGCGGCCGCAGAACGGCGACTAGACGCCTGTCTGCCTTCTGTGCGCGCTCGACCTCGTCCGGAAACGCTCTAGATTGCGCGGCATGAAAAAGCTTCTCGCCGCACTCGCCTTTACGCTCGCCGCTTGCGCACAGCCCGCCCCGCCGGCCGATGTGGTGTATGGTCCTGATCCGCAATTGCCGGCGCCGGCGGGCGGGGGCTTGCCGACGATCAACGTGCCGCGCGCCGTGGGCTGGCCGGATGGCGCTTCGCCCACTGCGCCGGATGGGTTCGTCGTTACGCGTTACGCCGAAGACCTTGCGCATCCGCGCTGGATTTACACGCTGCCGAATGGCGATGTGCTGGTGGCGGAGAGCTCTTCGACGCCGTCACGTGGCGGCGGGATTGAAGGCTGGATCGCGAACATGATGATGCGGCGTGGCGGCGCGCCGGATGTCAGCGCCGATCGCATTACGCTGCTGCGCGACAGCGACAAGGATGGCGATGTCGATGAGCGCCACGTGTTCGCGGAGAATTTGAACCAGCCGTTCGGCATGGTTCTGGTCGGCGGCTATTTCTATGTCGGTAACACCGATGCCGTGGTGCGCTTTCCATACGCCGAGGGCGCAACGCGCGTCGAAGGCGCCGGCGAGGTGGTGCTTGAGTTGCCCTACAATGAAGGCGCCAACGGCCATTGGACGCGCAATCTGATCGCGCGCGAAGACGGCTCGAAGATTTATGTCTCAGTGGGATCGGTCAGCAATATCGCCGATCAAGGCATGGAGATCGAAGAGGGCCGCGCTGCGATTTGGGAGATGAATCCGGATGGGTCGGATGCGCGCATCTTTGCGTCAGGTTTGCGCAATCCGGTCGGCATGGGCTGGAGCGGCGGCGATGCGAACGCGCTTTGGGTCGCGGTGAATGAACGCGACATGCTCGGCGACAATCTCGTGCCGGATTACATGACGAGC
This genomic interval from Vitreimonas flagellata contains the following:
- a CDS encoding TVP38/TMEM64 family protein; this translates as MTERREDQIEPEAPPQGLAAKFSDFVNNMDARAWRAVAMSIGMVVVVAIMLIVGRLYYGAEIEAFIDGTLGEARRTHWGLPVTILVFVLTAYVGAPQIVLIGACVVAFGPEEGFWWSWIATIISGATTYYTGRFASRATQKRFGGATGGRFTRFMGKNGFLASLIVRFVPTAPFVVVNMAFGAARVGFWAFIGGLALGVLPKTAIVAFAGDGIMDALEGEWGSAAIAGAVAIALWIVVAVVVRKWLRPQNGD
- a CDS encoding GIY-YIG nuclease family protein is translated as MFLFGAHSWRGKSGQRYRFKCVLTKTGLPPEGVGGIYVFVRRRWVFFLEALYVGKAADLRSRLLGHEKWGRAYWYYGATERYVLGPIRDEVDRRRVEEDLIKSLKPRMNDVEIPQAEVAKPKRRAAAVRADAMGALLKRRAA
- a CDS encoding isopenicillin N synthase family dioxygenase → MALDALPTLNMHDRRANPEAFAKAMGESYAQFGFAVVRDHGLDPAMIERALAATKAFFALPEDVKRRYQVKGGGGQRGYVPFGTEAAKGADKVDLKEFWHVGRELPAGHRYRAEMPDNLWPAEIESFERDVYTLYAALDKLGLELLGSIATFLKLPENFFEGPVKDGNSILRLLHYPPTPPNPEGIRAEAHEDINVITLLLGAEEAGLQLLTREGQWLDVAPPEGAIVVNIGDMLQRLTNHVLPSTSHRVRNPSAERSHLPRYSIPFFLHFAPDYLIETLPSCITPDNPNRYPTPITAQGFLMERLREIRLA
- a CDS encoding PQQ-dependent sugar dehydrogenase, whose translation is MKKLLAALAFTLAACAQPAPPADVVYGPDPQLPAPAGGGLPTINVPRAVGWPDGASPTAPDGFVVTRYAEDLAHPRWIYTLPNGDVLVAESSSTPSRGGGIEGWIANMMMRRGGAPDVSADRITLLRDSDKDGDVDERHVFAENLNQPFGMVLVGGYFYVGNTDAVVRFPYAEGATRVEGAGEVVLELPYNEGANGHWTRNLIAREDGSKIYVSVGSVSNIADQGMEIEEGRAAIWEMNPDGSDARIFASGLRNPVGMGWSGGDANALWVAVNERDMLGDNLVPDYMTSVQDGAFYGWPYYYWGANRDERVEIPPNVRLREPIAPDYALGAHTASLGLFFYHFDGFPERYWNGAFIGQHGSWNRSEPVGYRVAFVPFANGRPNGDAEDFLTGFLNARGQAQGRPVGVAMDQTGALLVADDAGNIIWRVAYPEAAAPTQ